A window of the Scleropages formosus chromosome 5, fSclFor1.1, whole genome shotgun sequence genome harbors these coding sequences:
- the kcnip4a gene encoding Kv channel-interacting protein 4 isoform X6, whose product MGALMVIFSLQPKQRNKRTDSVEDELELSAVRHRPEGLEQLEAQTRFTRKELQVLYRGFKNECPSGVVNEDTFKDIYSQFFPQGDASTYAHFLFNAFDTDHNGSVSFEDFVMGLSILLRGSVQEKLNWAFNLYDINKDGYITKEEMLDIMKAIYDMMGKCTYPILKEEAPRQHVEIFFQKMDKNKDGVVTIDEFIDCCQNDENIMRSMQLFENVI is encoded by the exons ACAGCGTGGAGGATGAGCTGGAGCTGTCTGCCGTGCGCCACCGACCCGAAGGCTTGGAGCAGCTTGAGGCCCAGACTCGCTTCACCAGGAAGGAGCTGCAGGTCCTGTATCGGGGCTTCAAGAAT GAATGTCCGAGCGGAGTCGTCAACGAAGACACCTTCAAAGACATCTACTCCCAGTTCTTCCCCCAGGGAG ATGCTTCGACGTACGCCCACTTCCTGTTCAACGCCTTTGACACGGATCACAACGGATCTGTGAGTTTCGAG GACTTTGTGATGGGACTGTCTATTCTGCTGCGTGGTTCAGTTCAGGAAAAGCTCAACTGGGCATTTAATCTCTACGACATTAATAAAGATGGATATATAACGAAagag GAGATGCTAGACATTATGAAAGCCATCTATGACATGATGGGAAAATGCACGTATCCAATACTGAAGGAGGAGGCACCAAGACAACACGTAGAGATTTTCTTCCAG aaaatggacaaaaacaagGACGGTGTGGTGACCATAGATGAGTTCATTGACTGCTGCCAGAAC GACGAAAACATCATGCGATCCATGCAGCTATTTGAAAACGTCATTTAA